A region from the Lemur catta isolate mLemCat1 chromosome 7, mLemCat1.pri, whole genome shotgun sequence genome encodes:
- the SLC3A2 gene encoding 4F2 cell-surface antigen heavy chain isoform X2, protein MDPVPPEPSTGVVSVPCQPPSAHSEPDVQSLSAGADSETRSCSVSQAGMQLLSSSDPPASASQSARITGVSHRAQPVYKFLSSSDPPALASQSARITGAMSQDTEVDMKEVELNELEPEKQPMNAASEAAMAMAVAGAEKNGLVKIKVAEDEAETAAAAKFTGLSKEELLKVASRPGWVRTRWALLVLFWLGWLGMLAGAVVIIVRAPRCRELPVQRWWHTGALYRIGDLQAFQGRDAGNLAGLKGHLDYLSTLKVRGFVLGPIHKNQKDDVAETDLLQIDPSLGSKEDFDSLLQSAKKKSIRVILDLTPNYRGKNSWFSTEVDTVATKMKDALEFWLQAGVDGFQVRDVENLVNASSFLSEWQNFTKTFGEDRLFIAGTDSSDLQQILSLLESTKDLLLTSSYLSESNFTGEHTKVLVTKYLNTVGSHWCSWSLSQAGLMTSFLPARLLRLYQLLFFTLPGTPIFSYGDEIGLQTAALPGQPVRAPVMLWDESSLPNMPESISANETVKGQSEDPGSLLSLFRRLSDQRSKERSLLHGDFHALSSGPGLFSYIRHWDQNERFLVVLNFGGVNLSARLGPSNLPASASLPARADLLLSTQPGREEGTSLELEHLNLEPHEGLLLRFPYVA, encoded by the exons ATGGATCCCGTGCCTCCTGAACCCTCGACCGGTGTCGTCTCGGTTCCGTGCCAGCCGCCCAGCGCACATTCGGAGCCTGATGTCCAGAGTCTCAGCGCGGGGGCCGACTCAG agacaaggtcctgctctgtctcccaggctggaatgca actcctgagctcaagtgatcctcctgcctcggcctcccagagtgctaggattacaggtgtgagccaccgtgcccagcccgtCTATAAATTTTTGT cctcaagcgatcctcctgccttggcctcccagagtgctaggattacag GCGCCATGAGCCAGGACACCGAGGTGGACATGAAGGAGGTGGAGCTGAATGAGCTAGAACCGGAGAAGCAGCCGATGAACGCGGCGTCGGAGGCGGCCATGGCCATGGCGGTGGCGGGCGCCGAGAAAAACGGTCTGGTGAAGATCAAGGTGGCCGAAGACGAGGCGGAGACGGCGGCCGCGGCCAAGTTCACCGGCCTGTCCAAGGAGGAGCTGCTGAAGGTGGCGAGCAGGCCCGGCTGGGTGCGCACCCGCTGGGCGCTGCTGGTGCTCTTCTGGCTCGGCTGGCTCGGCATGCTGGCGGGCGCCGTGGTCATCATCGTGCGGGCGCCGCGCTGTCGCGAGCTGCCAGTGCAGCGGTGGTGGCACACGGGCGCCCTCTACCGCATTGGGGATCTTCAGGCCTTCCAGGGCCGCGACGCGGGCAACCTAGCCG GTCTGAAGGGGCATCTCGACTACCTGAGCACTCTGAAGGTGAGGGGCTTTGTGCTGGGCCCAATTCACAAGAACCAGAAGGATGATGTTGCTGAGACCGACTTGCTACAGATCGACCCCAGTCTTGGCTCCAAGGAAGATTTTGACAGTCTTCTGCAATCGGCTAAGAAAAAGA GCATCCGTGTCATTCTGGATCTCACTCCCAACTACAGGGGCAAGAACTCGTGGTTCTCCACTGAGGTCGATACTGTGGCCACCAAGATGAAG GATGCTCTGGAGTTTTGGCTGCAAGCTGGTGTGGACGGGTTCCAGGTTCGAGACGTGGAGAATCTGGTG aatgcaTCCTCATTCTTGTCTGAGTGGCAGAACTTCACTAAGACCTTTGGCGAAGATAG GCTCTTTATTGCAGGGACTGACTCCTCCGACCTTCAGCAGATCTTGAGCCTACTTGAATCCACTAAAGACCTGCTGTTGACTAGCTCATACCTGTCAGAGTCCAATTTCACTGGGGAGCATACAAAAGTCCTAGTCACCAAGTATTTGAATACCGTTGGCAGTCACTGGTGCAGCTGGAGT TTGTCCCAGGCGGGGCTCATGACTTCCTTCTTGCCGGCCCGGCTCCTCCGACTCTACCAGCTGCTGTTCTTCACCCTACCAGGGACCCCCATTTTCAGCTATGGGGATGAGATTGGCCTACAGACAGCTGCCCTTCCTGGACAG cCTGTGAGGGCCCCAGTCATGCTGTGGGATGAGTCCAGCCTTCCGAACATGCCAGAATCCATAAGCGCCAATGAGACTGTGAAG GGCCAGAGTGAAGACCCCGGCTCCCTCCTTTCCCTGTTCCGGCGGCTGAGTGACCAGAGGAGTAAGGAGCGCTCCCTGCTGCATGGGGACTTCCATGCCCTGTCTTCTGGGCCTGGACTCTTTTCCTACATCCGCCACTGGGACCAGAATGAGCGTTTCCTGGTGGTGCTCAACTTTGGGGGGGTGAACCTCTCGGCCAGGCTGGGGCCCTCCAACCTGCCTGCGAGCGCCAGCCTGCCAGCCAGGGCTGACCTCCTGCTCAGCACCCAGCCAGGCCGTGAGGAGGGCACCTCCCTTGAGCTGGAACACCTGAACCTGGAGCCTCATGAAGGGCTGCTGCTCCGCTTCCCCTACGTGGCCTGA
- the SLC3A2 gene encoding 4F2 cell-surface antigen heavy chain isoform X1 — translation MSQDTEVDMKEVELNELEPEKQPMNAASEAAMAMAVAGAEKNGLVKIKVAEDEAETAAAAKFTGLSKEELLKVASRPGWVRTRWALLVLFWLGWLGMLAGAVVIIVRAPRCRELPVQRWWHTGALYRIGDLQAFQGRDAGNLAGLKGHLDYLSTLKVRGFVLGPIHKNQKDDVAETDLLQIDPSLGSKEDFDSLLQSAKKKSIRVILDLTPNYRGKNSWFSTEVDTVATKMKDALEFWLQAGVDGFQVRDVENLVNASSFLSEWQNFTKTFGEDRLFIAGTDSSDLQQILSLLESTKDLLLTSSYLSESNFTGEHTKVLVTKYLNTVGSHWCSWSLSQAGLMTSFLPARLLRLYQLLFFTLPGTPIFSYGDEIGLQTAALPGQPVRAPVMLWDESSLPNMPESISANETVKGQSEDPGSLLSLFRRLSDQRSKERSLLHGDFHALSSGPGLFSYIRHWDQNERFLVVLNFGGVNLSARLGPSNLPASASLPARADLLLSTQPGREEGTSLELEHLNLEPHEGLLLRFPYVA, via the exons ATGAGCCAGGACACCGAGGTGGACATGAAGGAGGTGGAGCTGAATGAGCTAGAACCGGAGAAGCAGCCGATGAACGCGGCGTCGGAGGCGGCCATGGCCATGGCGGTGGCGGGCGCCGAGAAAAACGGTCTGGTGAAGATCAAGGTGGCCGAAGACGAGGCGGAGACGGCGGCCGCGGCCAAGTTCACCGGCCTGTCCAAGGAGGAGCTGCTGAAGGTGGCGAGCAGGCCCGGCTGGGTGCGCACCCGCTGGGCGCTGCTGGTGCTCTTCTGGCTCGGCTGGCTCGGCATGCTGGCGGGCGCCGTGGTCATCATCGTGCGGGCGCCGCGCTGTCGCGAGCTGCCAGTGCAGCGGTGGTGGCACACGGGCGCCCTCTACCGCATTGGGGATCTTCAGGCCTTCCAGGGCCGCGACGCGGGCAACCTAGCCG GTCTGAAGGGGCATCTCGACTACCTGAGCACTCTGAAGGTGAGGGGCTTTGTGCTGGGCCCAATTCACAAGAACCAGAAGGATGATGTTGCTGAGACCGACTTGCTACAGATCGACCCCAGTCTTGGCTCCAAGGAAGATTTTGACAGTCTTCTGCAATCGGCTAAGAAAAAGA GCATCCGTGTCATTCTGGATCTCACTCCCAACTACAGGGGCAAGAACTCGTGGTTCTCCACTGAGGTCGATACTGTGGCCACCAAGATGAAG GATGCTCTGGAGTTTTGGCTGCAAGCTGGTGTGGACGGGTTCCAGGTTCGAGACGTGGAGAATCTGGTG aatgcaTCCTCATTCTTGTCTGAGTGGCAGAACTTCACTAAGACCTTTGGCGAAGATAG GCTCTTTATTGCAGGGACTGACTCCTCCGACCTTCAGCAGATCTTGAGCCTACTTGAATCCACTAAAGACCTGCTGTTGACTAGCTCATACCTGTCAGAGTCCAATTTCACTGGGGAGCATACAAAAGTCCTAGTCACCAAGTATTTGAATACCGTTGGCAGTCACTGGTGCAGCTGGAGT TTGTCCCAGGCGGGGCTCATGACTTCCTTCTTGCCGGCCCGGCTCCTCCGACTCTACCAGCTGCTGTTCTTCACCCTACCAGGGACCCCCATTTTCAGCTATGGGGATGAGATTGGCCTACAGACAGCTGCCCTTCCTGGACAG cCTGTGAGGGCCCCAGTCATGCTGTGGGATGAGTCCAGCCTTCCGAACATGCCAGAATCCATAAGCGCCAATGAGACTGTGAAG GGCCAGAGTGAAGACCCCGGCTCCCTCCTTTCCCTGTTCCGGCGGCTGAGTGACCAGAGGAGTAAGGAGCGCTCCCTGCTGCATGGGGACTTCCATGCCCTGTCTTCTGGGCCTGGACTCTTTTCCTACATCCGCCACTGGGACCAGAATGAGCGTTTCCTGGTGGTGCTCAACTTTGGGGGGGTGAACCTCTCGGCCAGGCTGGGGCCCTCCAACCTGCCTGCGAGCGCCAGCCTGCCAGCCAGGGCTGACCTCCTGCTCAGCACCCAGCCAGGCCGTGAGGAGGGCACCTCCCTTGAGCTGGAACACCTGAACCTGGAGCCTCATGAAGGGCTGCTGCTCCGCTTCCCCTACGTGGCCTGA